A segment of the Babesia microti strain RI chromosome II, complete genome genome:
AGACAGCATGCTTGATAATTGGCTTGGCAATTTACAGAATGATTTATCCAGTACATTTAGGCACATATTGCGCAATTTGAACAGGGAAATGGCAACACTTGGCATGACTCTTTCGTCAAATGTAGCGGCACTTTCAGTAATTTCACAGTTGGCCgataataatattggtGGTAACAGTTAGCTAGTTTTCTAGTTGATTTGTTTCCTTTTCGTCTATGGAATTGGACGGTATCACTGCTGTCCCACTATTGCAGGTGTCGTGTAGTcagtaataaataattgtttgtatCGAAATTACGAGCGCTTTTTTTTTCGCACtctgataatttttatactaGAGTGCCTCTTCTAGTATGGCAGATCCTTTTTTGTTATCACTTAaaaccaatttatttattaattactagaaatatataaacCATACGAGTAGCCAAGATAATGTTGTAATATGCTaagaacaaattaattagtacTATGTCGTAgaattaattgatatacaTTGCTAAGTATGCACGttttcaatttgaaattttttaatttaaagttcaattttattatttaatccaatttatatactaatGAAATATTAATGGATATGTATATTGGATGGTTAAAAATATGTACATAATAAAATCCATTACCTAGAAAAAGCTAAGTTTTGGTGCCTGTCTTAGCCCTAAAAACTCCTCCAGAGCATATACAGTTTTCAGTAGAGGATTACGATTAATCTTATCCTCTATCATGGATAGGATATAACTCTTCTTAATTTTCTCTTGCAACATATACCCCGTCAGTCCCAGGGACAGGACGAATATTATGCGATTTGCAGGGCGGGAAAAGAACTTGCTCATCCAAGTAGAGAATTTACTGTTTTCTTCCTTGGGACTCTGATTGTACGTTTGGGAATGGGCGAGTGCTTCGGTATTGTTGTTTATAACGATAGGCGCTCCGCGGTATTGCCCATATGCATGCTGAGATAATCCCAAATGCAGCATGACCAACTCCCGCTTTAATTTCTTCAATTCCTTCCACAGAGCCAAATTTTCAGGTTTGAGGCTATTAGATCCAGACCCATCGATCTCAGTCAATATATCACTGCAGCGAGTCGATTTATCTGCCTCATCATTTGTTAACATTTGAAATTGAGTAAAAGGGTATTGAAATGATGGAAAATTGTTTGCATTTCCAGCATTGATTGATGCGTCTAACGGTTGTGATTGTCGTATATGTGAGGAGGCACTAGAGTCAACGAGTGAACCTCTTATGAAATTGTCATACTCATCCATTATCAATTATGCATTTAtactttaaaaaatatcttcTTCCTTCCAAAAAAGTATTCTTAACGCATCAAACAATCATTATCACTTGGATACTGATAATAGTATAGTTTCGTTATGGGGCGGGCCATCATACATGTTGTATGAGTGTTCAATTTCTCATACCTTGTTGATCCACTATGTTTAAAACTAGGCTCCTTAAAGCTGCACATTTGAAGAAATTCAATTCAGACACAATCGCTACAAGTGTTAGCAGACATGTATCTGGGCATATTATtagtgaaaatgaaatGACTAAGAGActcaaaaatttatcagaaAAGTT
Coding sequences within it:
- a CDS encoding hypothetical protein (overlaps_old_locusTagID:BBM_II03100), producing MDEYDNFIRGSLVDSSASSHIRQSQPLDASINAGNANNFPSFQYPFTQFQMLTNDEADKSTRCSDILTEIDGSGSNSLKPENLALWKELKKLKRELVMLHLGLSQHAYGQYRGAPIVINNNTEALAHSQTYNQSPKEENSKFSTWMSKFFSRPANRIIFVLSLGLTGYMLQEKIKKSYILSMIEDKINRNPLLKTVYALEEFLGLRQAPKLSFF